The proteins below are encoded in one region of Bremerella sp. P1:
- a CDS encoding aldehyde dehydrogenase family protein yields the protein MLNIPAIRWGKPYDSLEKEDVVHFRTGEPIAQLSQVGGGILKRDMRKAQSARDALLQFSPEEILEKLAVAGKLFVEADLPIGDGSQTPEAFVHAQSASTGLPEHMCRSNMQKNAFVLQNMPKILDSLTRGLDLNILARGYGKEPGRDVMLSYQVQSPVLGAVLPSNSPGVHTLWLPAVALQLGLVLKPGGKEPWTPYRIFSAMVEAGLPAEAFCLYPGAGGDVGASLLSSVDRAMVFGGQQTIDQYAGNPKVQPHGPGFSKILLADDVVDDWPQYLDLMVQSVFANSGRSCINASGIWASRHTKEIAQAIAEKIGPTEIKDPTDDEAALAAFTMPGMAPAVWGMIESDLAEDGVTDYTASYGDRLVQMERCDYLKPMVVHAENPEKQVASKEYMFPFVSVVECPQEEMIKKMGYSLICTAITGNEDFARQLVNATHIDRLNIGPIPTHKVDWLQPHEGNIIEFLFRSRAYQSAPVQVAAS from the coding sequence ATGCTGAATATTCCTGCTATCCGTTGGGGCAAGCCCTACGACTCGCTCGAAAAAGAAGACGTCGTCCACTTCCGCACCGGTGAACCGATTGCTCAACTGAGCCAGGTCGGCGGGGGGATCCTCAAGCGAGACATGCGGAAGGCCCAGTCTGCTCGCGATGCCTTGCTGCAATTCAGCCCCGAAGAGATCCTCGAGAAACTGGCCGTTGCCGGCAAGCTTTTCGTGGAAGCCGACCTGCCGATTGGTGACGGTTCGCAGACGCCAGAAGCATTTGTGCATGCCCAGAGCGCCTCGACCGGTCTTCCCGAACACATGTGCCGCTCGAACATGCAGAAGAATGCATTCGTGCTGCAGAACATGCCCAAGATTCTCGACTCGCTGACCCGCGGGCTCGATCTCAATATTCTGGCTCGTGGCTACGGTAAAGAACCTGGCCGCGATGTCATGCTCAGCTATCAAGTTCAAAGTCCGGTACTCGGCGCCGTGTTGCCTTCCAATTCACCCGGGGTGCATACCTTGTGGCTTCCGGCCGTCGCGCTTCAACTTGGTCTGGTTCTCAAGCCAGGTGGAAAGGAGCCATGGACGCCGTACCGGATTTTCTCTGCCATGGTCGAAGCAGGCTTGCCCGCCGAGGCATTCTGCCTGTATCCCGGTGCCGGTGGTGACGTAGGTGCATCGCTGCTCTCGTCGGTCGACCGAGCAATGGTCTTTGGCGGTCAGCAAACGATTGATCAGTACGCTGGCAACCCGAAAGTTCAGCCGCACGGTCCTGGCTTCAGCAAGATCTTGCTGGCCGACGATGTGGTCGACGATTGGCCGCAGTACCTGGACCTGATGGTCCAGAGCGTTTTCGCCAATAGCGGTCGTAGCTGCATCAATGCTTCTGGCATCTGGGCCTCGCGACACACCAAGGAGATTGCTCAGGCAATTGCCGAAAAGATTGGCCCGACCGAGATCAAAGACCCAACTGACGATGAAGCCGCGTTGGCTGCATTCACGATGCCTGGCATGGCTCCGGCCGTGTGGGGCATGATCGAGTCTGACCTCGCGGAAGATGGCGTGACCGATTACACGGCATCGTACGGTGACCGCCTGGTTCAAATGGAACGCTGCGACTACCTCAAGCCGATGGTCGTTCATGCGGAAAACCCAGAGAAGCAGGTCGCCAGCAAAGAGTACATGTTCCCGTTCGTCTCCGTGGTCGAATGCCCACAGGAAGAGATGATCAAGAAGATGGGTTACTCGCTCATCTGCACGGCCATCACGGGCAACGAAGACTTCGCTCGTCAACTGGTCAACGCGACGCACATCGACCGCTTGAACATCGGTCCGATCCCGACCCATAAGGTCGATTGGCTGCAACCGCATGAAGGGAACATCATTGAGTTCCTCTTCCGCAGCCGAGCCTATCAATCGGCTCCGGTTCAGGTCGCGGCTTCGTAG
- a CDS encoding iron-containing alcohol dehydrogenase has product MIPFDFQPRTRIVFGPDSLQRLGELAQELGAKRALVVSDPGVIKAGHTQHGIDCLESAGVAAFLFDGVQENPSTVNVAKGVAFAKQHEPELIVGLGGGSAMDCAKGINFLLTNGGEMKDYWGVGKATQDMLPMIAVPTTAGTGSEAQSFALITDAETHVKMACGDKKAACRIALLDPKLTVTQPQMVTALTGIDAISHALETFVTKKRNEVSLSFSREAWRLLAGNFTKVLSNPEDVKARGAMQLGACFAGLAIENSMLGAAHALANPLTSHYGVIHGQAVGVMLPSVIRYNGEAFNELYQDLLTIPVDLPNYPKPEQGAEGLADLIQSWVDAAGLATNLNQLSINGEKLDTLSADAAKQWTGHFNPRDVDAGEFSKLYQSAMQ; this is encoded by the coding sequence ATGATTCCATTCGACTTCCAGCCACGCACACGGATTGTGTTTGGTCCGGATAGCCTTCAGCGGCTCGGCGAACTGGCCCAAGAGCTCGGCGCGAAGCGTGCGCTGGTGGTCAGCGATCCTGGAGTCATCAAGGCGGGGCATACCCAGCATGGTATCGATTGCCTGGAATCGGCCGGCGTCGCGGCGTTTCTGTTTGACGGCGTGCAAGAGAATCCTTCGACGGTAAACGTCGCCAAGGGCGTTGCTTTTGCGAAGCAGCACGAGCCTGAGTTGATTGTCGGCTTGGGTGGTGGCAGCGCGATGGACTGTGCCAAGGGAATCAATTTCCTGCTGACCAACGGCGGCGAGATGAAGGACTACTGGGGAGTCGGTAAGGCAACCCAGGACATGCTTCCTATGATTGCCGTTCCGACCACCGCCGGTACCGGCAGCGAGGCCCAATCGTTTGCCCTGATCACCGACGCCGAGACGCACGTCAAAATGGCCTGTGGCGATAAGAAAGCCGCCTGTCGAATTGCCCTACTCGATCCCAAATTAACAGTAACCCAGCCGCAAATGGTCACGGCCCTTACAGGGATCGATGCGATCAGTCATGCGTTGGAAACGTTCGTTACGAAGAAGCGAAATGAAGTCAGCCTTAGCTTCAGCCGTGAAGCTTGGCGATTGCTCGCCGGCAACTTCACCAAGGTGCTTAGCAATCCGGAAGATGTCAAAGCTCGTGGTGCGATGCAATTGGGGGCCTGCTTTGCCGGCCTGGCCATCGAGAACTCGATGCTTGGCGCCGCGCACGCGCTCGCCAATCCGTTAACCTCCCACTACGGTGTGATACATGGTCAGGCGGTGGGCGTGATGCTTCCTTCGGTGATTCGCTACAACGGCGAAGCATTCAACGAGCTTTACCAGGACCTGCTGACGATTCCGGTCGATTTGCCCAACTATCCCAAGCCAGAGCAAGGTGCCGAAGGCCTGGCAGACCTGATCCAAAGCTGGGTAGATGCCGCAGGCCTGGCAACCAATTTGAATCAACTGTCGATCAACGGCGAAAAGCTCGACACCCTTTCCGCCGATGCCGCCAAGCAGTGGACCGGGCACTTTAATCCCCGCGACGTCGACGCAGGCGAATTCTCGAAGCTTTACCAATCGGCCATGCAGTAA
- a CDS encoding outer membrane protein assembly factor BamB family protein, which yields MKFKLTIPLTAILFAFAAIAQLRADWPLYRGNALAQGVSDETLPDNLDVRWKLEIDNGAFEATPIVVDGIVYIGDLDGRVYAVKLEDGSKVWTYEGNVDQLSGFMGSPAYREGRIYVGDIDGVLHCLNAEDGKLIWKFEAGLEINGSVNFYQDKILIGSQDAHLYCLNKEDGKLAWKVQIDDQIRCMPTVVSNRGFVAGCDSKLHVIDLDKGEPIGTVPIDGPTGSAPAVRDNVAYFGTEAGSFFAINWKDLKVIWQFQDDRNRQQIRASAAVLPDRVIYGSFSKNLVSLDRETGEEQWTFKARGKINSSPVVAGNRVYFGSADSRVRAVDLKTGKEVWQYEAKSGFPAGPAVSNDCLLIATERGVLYCFAEKK from the coding sequence ATGAAATTCAAACTGACGATACCGCTGACCGCGATCCTGTTCGCATTCGCAGCCATCGCTCAGCTGCGCGCGGACTGGCCCCTTTATCGCGGTAATGCCCTCGCACAAGGTGTTTCCGACGAAACCTTGCCCGACAATCTGGATGTCCGCTGGAAGCTCGAAATCGACAATGGTGCCTTCGAGGCGACTCCGATCGTCGTCGATGGGATCGTCTACATCGGCGATCTGGACGGACGGGTCTACGCCGTCAAGCTTGAGGACGGCTCGAAGGTCTGGACCTACGAAGGCAACGTCGATCAGCTCTCCGGTTTCATGGGGTCGCCTGCTTATCGCGAGGGTCGAATCTATGTCGGTGACATCGACGGGGTACTGCACTGCCTGAATGCTGAAGATGGCAAGCTCATTTGGAAGTTTGAAGCCGGCCTGGAGATCAACGGCAGCGTGAACTTTTACCAGGACAAGATCCTGATTGGCTCGCAAGATGCCCATCTCTATTGCTTGAACAAAGAAGATGGCAAGCTGGCCTGGAAAGTTCAGATCGACGATCAAATCCGCTGCATGCCAACGGTCGTTTCCAATCGCGGATTCGTTGCCGGCTGCGACAGCAAACTTCACGTGATCGACCTGGATAAAGGTGAACCGATCGGCACGGTACCGATTGACGGTCCGACAGGTTCGGCGCCTGCGGTACGTGACAATGTTGCGTACTTCGGTACGGAAGCCGGTTCGTTTTTTGCTATCAACTGGAAAGACCTGAAGGTCATTTGGCAGTTCCAAGATGATCGGAACCGCCAACAGATCCGCGCCAGTGCCGCCGTACTTCCCGATCGCGTAATTTACGGTTCGTTCAGCAAAAACCTCGTTTCGCTTGACCGTGAGACGGGGGAAGAACAATGGACGTTTAAAGCCCGAGGCAAGATTAACAGTTCACCGGTAGTCGCCGGGAACCGTGTCTACTTCGGTTCGGCCGACAGCCGCGTTCGTGCCGTCGACCTGAAGACCGGTAAAGAAGTTTGGCAATACGAGGCTAAGAGCGGTTTCCCCGCAGGCCCGGCGGTCTCAAACGACTGCCTGCTGATTGCTACCGAGCGAGGCGTGTTGTACTGCTTTGCCGAAAAGAAATAA
- a CDS encoding coproporphyrinogen-III oxidase family protein, whose amino-acid sequence MATDSTKTEVGSYFISNYPPFSQWSEEYADDLNTAMHSPPREGVPLGLYLHVPFCRKRCKFCYFRVYTDKNAQEVETYVSALVKEIELVSQTEAMGGRPFRFVYFGGGTPSFLSPKQLKRLEDRLRTSISWDQAEEVTFECEPGTLRESKVKALRDMGVTRLSLGVENFFDHILEENGRAHLSKEVYTAWEWIEAAKFPNVNIDLIAGMVGETWDTWKENIKKVLEFSPESVTIYQMELPFNTVYSQDILGNKIETPVADWPMKRAWVSYAFDELAKAGYSVSSAYTMVKDPSKVNFSYRDNLFGGSDLLATGVASFGHISGIHYQNKTEWADYTGTLLDKGELPLKRAYRPTPEQLLIRETILLLKRGYLDADYFRQKFGVEILEKWSDIWKQYQEEGFVTINGDRIELTRDGLLRADGLLPPFFEPQFQGVRYT is encoded by the coding sequence ATGGCCACCGATTCCACCAAGACCGAAGTCGGTAGTTACTTTATTTCCAACTATCCTCCATTCTCGCAGTGGAGCGAAGAGTACGCTGACGATCTCAACACGGCGATGCACTCACCGCCGCGTGAAGGCGTACCGCTGGGCTTGTATCTGCACGTCCCGTTCTGCCGTAAGCGTTGTAAGTTCTGTTACTTCCGCGTCTATACCGATAAGAACGCCCAGGAAGTCGAAACGTATGTTTCCGCATTGGTGAAGGAAATCGAACTGGTCAGCCAGACCGAAGCGATGGGCGGCCGACCGTTCCGTTTTGTTTACTTTGGTGGTGGAACTCCGTCATTCCTGAGCCCAAAACAATTGAAGCGATTGGAAGATCGCCTGCGCACGAGCATCAGTTGGGACCAGGCAGAAGAAGTGACCTTCGAGTGCGAACCAGGTACCCTTCGCGAATCAAAGGTGAAGGCCCTTCGCGATATGGGCGTTACCCGATTGAGCCTGGGCGTCGAGAACTTCTTTGATCATATCCTGGAAGAAAACGGGCGTGCCCACCTTTCCAAGGAAGTCTACACCGCTTGGGAATGGATCGAGGCCGCCAAATTCCCGAACGTAAATATCGACTTGATCGCCGGCATGGTCGGCGAAACGTGGGATACGTGGAAGGAAAACATCAAGAAGGTCCTCGAGTTCTCGCCAGAGAGCGTGACGATCTACCAGATGGAACTCCCGTTCAACACGGTCTACTCGCAAGACATCCTGGGCAACAAGATCGAGACGCCGGTTGCCGACTGGCCGATGAAGCGTGCCTGGGTGAGCTATGCGTTCGATGAACTAGCCAAAGCAGGCTACAGCGTCAGTAGCGCGTACACCATGGTCAAAGACCCCAGCAAGGTCAACTTCAGCTACCGCGATAACCTGTTCGGCGGCAGCGACCTTCTGGCCACCGGCGTGGCGAGCTTTGGCCACATCAGCGGCATTCACTACCAAAACAAGACCGAGTGGGCCGACTACACCGGCACCTTGCTCGACAAGGGAGAGCTCCCCCTCAAACGAGCTTACCGCCCGACGCCAGAGCAGCTGCTCATCCGGGAAACGATCTTGCTGCTCAAGCGAGGCTATCTGGATGCCGACTACTTCCGCCAGAAGTTTGGGGTTGAGATCCTCGAGAAGTGGTCCGACATCTGGAAGCAGTATCAGGAAGAAGGCTTCGTCACGATCAATGGAGACCGTATCGAACTGACACGAGACGGATTACTGCGAGCCG